A region of Stigmatopora nigra isolate UIUO_SnigA chromosome 6, RoL_Snig_1.1, whole genome shotgun sequence DNA encodes the following proteins:
- the cplx2a gene encoding complexin 2, like: protein MNFVMKAALGGGPPDVGKMLGGEEKEEDPDAAKKEEERQEALRQQEEERKAKYSKMEAERENMRQGIRDKYGLKKREEAEAEAAAAAEEPAAGSLTRPKKAVPTGCGDEEEEESIMDTVMKYLPGPLQDMLKK from the exons ATGAATTTTGTAATGAAAGCTGCACTGGGAG GTGGTCCCCCCGATGTGGGCAAGATGCTAGGTGGagaagagaaggaggaggaccCCGATGCGGCAAAGAAAGAGGAGGAAAGGCAGGAGGCGTTGAGGCAACAGGAAGAAGAGAGAAAGGCCAAATATTCCAAGATGGAAGCCGAGAGAGAAAACATGAGACAAGGCATCAGAGATAAG TACGGCTTGAAAAAGCGCGAAGAGGCCGAAGCGGAGGCAGCAGCCGCGGCCGAGGAGCCGGCGGCGGGTAGCTTGACCCGACCGAAGAAGGCCGTACCCACCGGCTGCGgggacgaagaagaagaagagagcaTCATGGACACAGTGATGAAATACCTGCCAGGTCCACTTCAAGATATGTTGAAGAAGTAA